One segment of Nostoc flagelliforme CCNUN1 DNA contains the following:
- a CDS encoding hybrid sensor histidine kinase/response regulator codes for MTSQSSRSDKILVVDDSPDNVFLIKTILEEEGYTISTAENGISALAELKASPCDLVLLDLMMPDMDGYEVTKHIRGDMKLPQYIPILLITAHDAPNVAHGLDLGADDFIRKPVTVDELLARVRSLLRLKHSMDERDEIARQREDFVSRLTHDLRTPLVAADRMLMLFQQGALGTLSPQMQEVIAIMARSNINLLSMVNTLLEVYRFEAGRKTLAFQPVNLGQLLEEVTSELAPLAQDKTLSLNLDFTEELSTNTVMGDRLELHRLFTNLIGNAIKFTDSGSVTIRLTSQRQFDKNSQSQFSGKSNSVEYISIEIVDTGPGIPAEEQATIFERFRQGSHKTSGSGLGLYLARRIVEAHQGIILLNSELGKGSVFLILLPTKK; via the coding sequence ATGACTTCACAATCTTCTCGCTCTGACAAAATTCTAGTTGTTGATGACTCTCCTGATAACGTGTTTTTGATCAAAACTATTTTGGAGGAAGAAGGTTACACCATTAGCACCGCAGAAAATGGAATTTCGGCCTTGGCAGAATTGAAAGCATCTCCTTGTGACTTGGTTCTGCTGGATCTGATGATGCCAGATATGGATGGGTACGAAGTCACCAAGCACATTCGTGGAGATATGAAATTGCCACAATATATCCCCATACTACTGATCACTGCCCACGATGCGCCCAACGTCGCCCACGGATTAGACTTGGGTGCCGATGATTTTATCCGCAAACCTGTAACAGTAGATGAATTGCTGGCACGAGTGCGATCGCTCCTGCGTTTAAAGCATAGTATGGATGAACGTGATGAAATTGCCCGCCAGCGAGAAGATTTTGTCTCCCGCCTCACCCATGATTTACGCACTCCCTTGGTAGCCGCCGATCGCATGTTGATGCTATTTCAACAAGGTGCATTGGGAACATTATCACCGCAAATGCAGGAAGTAATCGCCATCATGGCGCGTAGCAATATCAACCTGCTTTCTATGGTGAATACCCTATTGGAAGTTTATCGTTTTGAAGCAGGTCGCAAAACTTTGGCATTTCAACCAGTTAATCTGGGCCAATTGCTAGAGGAGGTGACTAGCGAATTAGCACCTTTAGCTCAAGACAAAACCCTGTCCCTAAATTTAGACTTTACTGAGGAGTTAAGCACTAACACAGTGATGGGCGATCGCTTAGAATTACATCGTCTATTCACCAATCTTATAGGGAATGCGATCAAATTTACCGACTCTGGGTCTGTGACTATTCGTTTAACTTCTCAACGCCAGTTTGATAAAAATAGTCAATCTCAGTTCTCAGGAAAATCTAATTCCGTTGAATATATTAGTATTGAGATAGTGGATACCGGCCCAGGTATTCCTGCTGAAGAACAAGCCACCATATTTGAACGATTTCGTCAGGGTAGCCACAAAACTTCTGGTAGTGGCTTAGGACTCTACCTTGCTCGGCGAATTGTCGAGGCACATCAAGGCATTATTTTGCTAAATTCTGAGTTGGGTAAAGGGAGTGTATTTCTTATCCTTCTACCCACTAAAAAATGA
- a CDS encoding caspase family protein, translated as MANYWAIAIGINQYQLFQPLSCAQADAEALEDFLVTEAGFLPKHCLLMTDTSPPIGDRSTYPTKENILLLLEDLAATSWQPEDYLWLFFSGYGVNYKGKDYLMPAEGNPEQVQETGIELRSLMQSLQIADLNVLLLLDINRAFGTQADAPVGEETIELAQELQLATILSCQPEQFSHESSELGHGFFTAVLLEALRSGNGSNLADLESYLSLIMPKVCHHHWRPVQNPATIIPSRQQVILPKLAMESDLQSEPMIYPEESFAVALAAPPLDDYPKTSAERGRWGEATVNSSQQVKARKVEKSKGQQVQESATSLVSQPMAETSLGVNPSGRFIPNSSKGYVSRLPSNQPSIPFWKQFILWGGGSLLVAGLIAVVFLRNQETFRIKQISSTSPNATASDRTPPVRLKNQSSAQITSSSESKKRNQAVLDLAKMSLRQTQASDLSMAIATARKIRPGEPLYDQAQENIKIWSQMILDLAEGRAKQRQYASAIAAARLITKDEAPYAKAQAAINLWRLEGKQYVSNKTLLDAANALIKSGQASTYNRAIEVAKKVSPGQPGFDTAQKSINKWSEKILDLAKRRAAEGELNTAIATAALVPEETGAYEDAQDAIQKWQKK; from the coding sequence ATGGCAAATTACTGGGCGATCGCGATTGGCATCAATCAATATCAGTTATTTCAACCTTTAAGTTGTGCCCAAGCAGATGCTGAGGCACTAGAGGATTTTTTGGTGACGGAGGCAGGTTTTCTCCCCAAACACTGCCTACTAATGACGGATACCTCGCCGCCGATTGGGGATAGATCAACTTATCCGACTAAAGAAAATATTTTGCTGCTACTTGAGGATTTGGCAGCGACAAGTTGGCAACCAGAAGATTATCTGTGGTTATTTTTTAGCGGTTATGGGGTCAACTACAAAGGCAAAGATTACTTAATGCCAGCAGAGGGCAACCCCGAACAAGTGCAAGAGACTGGCATAGAATTGCGATCGCTAATGCAAAGTCTGCAAATTGCTGACTTGAATGTATTGTTACTACTCGATATCAACCGCGCTTTTGGTACTCAAGCGGATGCTCCCGTTGGTGAAGAAACAATAGAATTAGCCCAAGAACTACAGCTTGCGACAATTCTTTCTTGTCAACCAGAGCAATTTTCCCATGAAAGTAGCGAATTAGGTCACGGATTCTTTACAGCAGTCTTATTAGAAGCTTTGCGTTCTGGTAATGGCAGCAACTTGGCAGATTTAGAAAGCTACCTAAGCCTGATCATGCCAAAAGTATGTCACCACCACTGGCGTCCTGTCCAAAACCCTGCCACTATTATCCCATCAAGGCAGCAGGTAATCTTGCCAAAATTGGCAATGGAAAGCGACTTGCAATCAGAACCGATGATTTATCCCGAAGAATCCTTTGCTGTTGCCCTTGCGGCTCCTCCCCTCGACGATTACCCTAAAACTTCAGCAGAGCGGGGCAGATGGGGAGAAGCTACTGTGAACTCCTCCCAACAGGTGAAGGCACGCAAGGTCGAAAAATCTAAAGGTCAACAAGTCCAAGAGTCAGCTACTAGCTTAGTTTCCCAGCCAATGGCGGAAACTTCTTTAGGAGTGAATCCGAGCGGAAGATTTATCCCCAATTCCTCTAAAGGTTACGTCTCTCGATTGCCATCCAATCAGCCAAGCATCCCTTTTTGGAAACAGTTTATTTTATGGGGCGGAGGCAGCCTGCTGGTAGCAGGTTTAATCGCCGTAGTTTTTCTCCGTAATCAAGAAACTTTTAGAATTAAGCAAATATCAAGCACATCACCCAATGCTACTGCGAGCGATCGCACTCCACCAGTTAGACTTAAAAATCAATCTAGCGCCCAAATAACTTCTAGTTCCGAGTCGAAAAAGCGGAATCAAGCAGTATTAGACCTGGCGAAAATGTCGCTCAGACAAACTCAGGCTAGCGATTTGAGCATGGCGATCGCAACAGCCCGGAAAATTCGACCTGGTGAACCACTATACGATCAAGCTCAGGAAAATATTAAGATTTGGAGTCAGATGATTTTAGATTTAGCAGAGGGGCGTGCTAAACAAAGACAGTATGCTAGCGCTATTGCTGCTGCTCGATTAATCACTAAAGATGAAGCCCCCTATGCTAAAGCACAAGCAGCAATTAACCTGTGGCGGTTAGAGGGCAAGCAGTATGTAAGTAATAAAACTCTTTTAGATGCAGCTAATGCCTTAATTAAGTCTGGACAGGCATCTACTTACAATCGTGCGATCGAAGTTGCTAAGAAAGTATCACCTGGTCAACCTGGCTTCGATACTGCCCAAAAATCGATCAATAAATGGAGTGAGAAAATTTTAGACCTGGCCAAGCGTCGCGCCGCCGAAGGAGAACTTAATACCGCAATTGCTACGGCTGCTTTAGTGCCAGAGGAGACAGGCGCTTACGAAGATGCTCAGGATGCCATCCAAAAATGGCAAAAAAAATAG
- a CDS encoding anion transporter produces the protein MILLQFAIYSVLGLTYLGLALGYIPGLRMNRATIALVGSAFLIALGVLNLQEAWQAIDANTIVFLLSMMVVNANLSYAGFFRRSLSVILSITRSPLGLLITLTFGSGILSAFFLNDTIALIFTPLTLSLTQALGLNPIPYLLAIAGATNIGSVATLSGNPQNILIGSFSGISYLDFLRVLTPVALVGLVIQVILLWLLYPDVRSVKPCQQLTVGNQRIFKPLFKKTLVITIGLLIAFTVGLPLGESALVAASLLLITRRIKPQRILQKVDWNLLVMFSGLFILTRVTQKLNLLQPFTHAINSTASFLGVTVVLSNLISNVPAVLLLHPLVPPGDSKYWLLLAAGSTLAGNLTLFGSVANLIVVEAATDLGYKLTFWEHLKFGAPLTVCTLVLVYLWLH, from the coding sequence GTGATTCTTCTCCAATTTGCAATCTATAGCGTCTTAGGGCTAACTTATCTGGGGTTAGCATTGGGCTACATTCCTGGTTTACGCATGAACCGCGCCACCATTGCTTTGGTTGGTTCTGCCTTTTTAATTGCTTTAGGTGTTCTGAATTTACAGGAAGCATGGCAGGCCATTGATGCCAATACCATCGTATTTCTCTTGAGCATGATGGTAGTTAATGCCAACCTATCCTATGCAGGGTTTTTTAGGCGATCGCTATCAGTGATATTGAGTATTACTCGCAGTCCTCTAGGTTTGTTGATTACTTTAACTTTTGGTAGTGGTATTCTTTCTGCCTTTTTTCTCAATGACACTATAGCGTTGATTTTCACACCCTTAACTTTGAGCCTGACTCAAGCTTTGGGTTTAAATCCAATTCCTTATTTACTAGCGATCGCAGGTGCAACTAATATAGGCTCGGTAGCAACTTTAAGCGGTAATCCCCAAAATATCCTGATTGGCTCCTTTTCAGGTATCTCCTATCTAGATTTTCTGCGTGTATTGACCCCAGTTGCCCTTGTCGGCTTGGTAATTCAGGTAATATTGCTGTGGCTACTTTACCCAGATGTGCGCTCAGTCAAACCTTGCCAACAGCTAACAGTTGGCAATCAACGGATTTTTAAACCCTTATTTAAAAAAACATTAGTCATCACAATTGGGTTACTAATTGCATTTACTGTCGGTTTACCGTTAGGGGAGTCTGCTTTAGTTGCTGCTAGCTTGTTACTAATCACTCGGCGAATTAAACCCCAGCGCATTTTGCAAAAGGTCGATTGGAACCTGCTGGTAATGTTTTCTGGATTGTTTATCCTGACGCGAGTCACGCAAAAGTTGAATTTGCTCCAGCCATTTACCCATGCAATCAACTCTACTGCGAGTTTTTTGGGTGTAACTGTTGTTTTATCTAACTTAATTTCTAATGTGCCTGCTGTACTTCTGCTGCATCCCCTGGTTCCTCCAGGTGACAGTAAGTATTGGCTATTGTTGGCAGCCGGATCAACTTTGGCAGGGAATCTAACTTTGTTTGGTTCAGTTGCCAACTTGATAGTTGTAGAAGCTGCTACTGATTTAGGCTACAAGCTAACTTTTTGGGAACATCTAAAGTTTGGAGCGCCTTTAACAGTGTGTACTTTAGTTCTAGTATACCTTTGGCTTCATTGA
- a CDS encoding sulfite oxidase-like oxidoreductase, whose translation MLGKFFHKPGKEEGDRVPPGQHLAKGFPVLTYGATPQVSIEEWEFRVWGLAKPATFSWSDFMALPQHEFTADFHCVTRWSKLDVKWTGIKVTDFMGLIELDPKVAHVMEHCYGGYTTNISIEDFMREENFFAFKVFGEDLPSEHGGPMRLIVPHLYAWKSAKWINGLEFLASEELGFWERNGYHRRGEPWAEERYSNAFGF comes from the coding sequence ATGCTAGGAAAATTTTTTCATAAACCAGGGAAGGAAGAGGGCGATCGCGTCCCTCCTGGTCAACACTTAGCTAAAGGTTTCCCCGTATTAACTTACGGTGCAACTCCCCAAGTCAGCATTGAGGAATGGGAGTTTCGAGTTTGGGGTTTAGCAAAACCTGCTACTTTTAGTTGGTCAGACTTTATGGCGCTACCTCAACACGAATTCACAGCAGACTTCCACTGTGTAACGCGCTGGTCTAAACTTGATGTCAAATGGACTGGCATTAAAGTAACAGATTTCATGGGTCTGATTGAGCTAGACCCCAAAGTAGCCCATGTTATGGAACACTGCTATGGCGGCTACACTACCAATATTTCTATAGAAGATTTTATGCGCGAAGAAAACTTCTTTGCTTTTAAAGTTTTTGGTGAAGACCTTCCATCTGAACACGGTGGCCCTATGCGGCTAATTGTACCCCACCTTTATGCTTGGAAAAGTGCTAAGTGGATCAATGGTTTGGAATTTTTAGCTAGTGAAGAACTTGGTTTTTGGGAGCGCAATGGCTACCACCGCCGTGGTGAACCCTGGGCTGAGGAGCGTTACAGCAACGCTTTTGGGTTTTAA
- a CDS encoding Mo-dependent nitrogenase C-terminal domain-containing protein: MKVFDNTTKKIFLASWVSINQAETSDHQVTQLNRSVSKTYWNILQPLRQRVENIQVRDRQLAHRLCKLIPSQCPFERNVKLFGKTLFHIPPMCKLNPLYEEVVGLRFRALCYLADDCGEDVSQYC, encoded by the coding sequence ATGAAGGTATTCGACAATACCACTAAAAAGATTTTTCTGGCAAGCTGGGTATCGATCAATCAAGCAGAAACTAGTGACCATCAAGTAACCCAGCTAAACCGTTCTGTTTCTAAAACTTACTGGAATATTCTCCAACCCCTACGGCAGAGGGTAGAAAACATTCAAGTCCGCGATCGCCAACTAGCTCACCGCTTGTGCAAGCTGATTCCATCTCAGTGTCCCTTTGAGCGGAATGTCAAATTATTTGGGAAAACCTTGTTTCACATTCCGCCCATGTGCAAGCTCAACCCCTTATATGAAGAAGTAGTTGGTTTACGTTTCCGAGCGCTGTGCTATCTAGCCGATGATTGCGGCGAAGATGTATCGCAGTACTGCTGA
- a CDS encoding ribonuclease J, which produces MAKNEADNSALKIIPLGGLHEIGKNTCLFEYDDEIILLDAGLAFPTEAMHGVNIVLPDTTYLRENRHKIKGMIVTHGHEDHIGGIAFHLKQFDIPVIYGPRLAMAMLEGKLEEAGVRDRTEIRTVLPRDVVRIGKNFLVEYIRNTHSIADSFTVAIHTPLGVVIHTGDFKIDHTPVDGEKFDLQRLAEHGEKGVLCLLSDSTNAEIPGFTPSERSVYPNLERVFSQATGRLFVTTFASSVHRINMILDIAKKQNRVVTIVGRSMLNLIAHARNLGYIKCEDNLLQPLHAVRNLPDERVLILTTGSQGETMAAMTRIANKEHPHIKIREGDTVVFSANPIPGNTIAVVNTIDKLMIQGAKVVYGRDKGIHVSGHGCQEEQKLMIALTRPKFFVPFHGEHRMLVKHAETAQSMGIPAENMIIIQNGDIVELTEDAIRVAGKVPSGIELVDTTSSGMVSAKVLQERQRMASEGIITIAAAIDWNGKLLAKPEVHLRGVVTSVERSLLQTWVKQRIEEILTVRWTEFAPGEGQAADIDWGGLQGTLERELQRSIRRELQCQPSVTLLMQIPDEPPVKVADGRRRRTRTAAQVAS; this is translated from the coding sequence ATGGCTAAAAACGAAGCTGATAATTCCGCCTTGAAAATTATTCCTTTGGGCGGTTTACACGAAATTGGGAAAAATACCTGTCTTTTTGAGTATGACGATGAAATTATCCTGTTAGATGCAGGATTGGCTTTTCCCACAGAGGCGATGCATGGAGTAAATATTGTTCTGCCAGATACGACCTATCTGCGAGAAAATCGCCACAAAATTAAAGGGATGATCGTTACTCACGGTCATGAAGACCATATTGGCGGGATTGCTTTCCATCTTAAGCAATTTGATATCCCCGTAATTTATGGGCCCAGACTAGCAATGGCAATGCTAGAGGGTAAATTAGAAGAAGCAGGAGTGCGCGATCGCACAGAAATCAGAACAGTTCTACCACGCGATGTGGTGCGGATTGGCAAAAACTTTTTAGTTGAATATATCCGTAATACACACTCCATTGCTGATAGTTTTACTGTTGCCATTCATACTCCCCTTGGTGTAGTCATTCACACAGGGGATTTTAAAATTGACCATACCCCAGTGGATGGTGAAAAGTTTGACTTGCAAAGGTTAGCAGAACATGGTGAAAAAGGCGTTCTTTGCCTGCTAAGTGATTCCACTAACGCTGAGATACCAGGGTTTACCCCTTCGGAACGCTCAGTTTATCCCAACCTGGAAAGAGTATTTAGTCAAGCTACTGGGCGATTATTTGTCACTACCTTTGCTTCCAGCGTCCATCGCATCAACATGATTTTGGATATCGCCAAGAAGCAAAACCGTGTAGTGACGATTGTCGGGCGTTCCATGCTGAACTTGATTGCTCATGCCCGCAATTTAGGTTACATCAAGTGTGAGGACAATCTGCTGCAACCATTGCACGCAGTCCGCAATCTACCTGATGAAAGAGTACTGATTTTAACTACAGGTTCTCAGGGTGAAACGATGGCAGCAATGACCCGCATTGCCAACAAAGAACATCCTCACATCAAAATCCGCGAAGGAGATACAGTAGTATTCTCTGCTAACCCAATTCCCGGAAATACGATCGCAGTAGTCAACACCATTGATAAATTGATGATTCAAGGTGCGAAAGTAGTCTATGGGCGAGATAAAGGGATTCACGTCTCCGGTCACGGCTGTCAGGAAGAACAAAAACTGATGATTGCCTTAACTAGACCCAAATTCTTTGTGCCATTTCACGGCGAACATCGGATGCTAGTGAAGCACGCAGAAACGGCTCAGAGTATGGGTATTCCCGCAGAAAACATGATCATTATTCAGAATGGTGATATTGTCGAACTGACTGAAGATGCTATTCGCGTCGCTGGTAAAGTGCCATCTGGTATCGAATTGGTGGATACTACTAGTTCGGGTATGGTAAGTGCCAAAGTGCTGCAAGAACGGCAACGCATGGCTTCAGAAGGCATTATTACGATCGCAGCTGCCATTGATTGGAATGGTAAACTGTTGGCAAAACCAGAAGTTCACCTACGGGGTGTAGTTACAAGTGTAGAGCGATCGCTCCTACAAACCTGGGTCAAACAACGCATTGAAGAAATCTTAACTGTACGCTGGACAGAATTTGCTCCTGGCGAAGGTCAAGCAGCAGATATAGACTGGGGTGGATTGCAAGGAACTTTAGAACGAGAATTGCAACGTTCCATCCGGCGGGAATTGCAATGTCAGCCATCCGTGACTTTGTTGATGCAAATTCCTGATGAGCCACCTGTAAAAGTTGCCGATGGCAGAAGACGGCGGACTCGGACTGCTGCTCAGGTAGCATCGTAG
- a CDS encoding DUF6444 domain-containing protein yields the protein MGKDLLLKLERETLLQLAPEQLVDIIVEQAIAIEKLNFRILELEEKIEKLKVSRDLDSKTSSKPPSGDILKKTENKQQDKPEESEAPKRKPGGQPGHQGKTRSGFGSNEFINYEFLW from the coding sequence ATGGGAAAAGACCTGCTTCTGAAATTAGAGCGTGAAACCCTTCTCCAGTTAGCTCCGGAACAACTGGTGGACATAATTGTTGAGCAGGCGATCGCCATAGAGAAACTTAACTTCAGAATTTTAGAACTAGAAGAAAAAATAGAGAAACTCAAGGTCAGTAGAGATTTAGACAGCAAAACATCATCGAAACCACCATCGGGAGATATCCTCAAAAAAACAGAGAACAAACAGCAGGATAAACCAGAGGAGAGTGAGGCTCCGAAAAGGAAACCAGGAGGACAACCAGGGCATCAGGGAAAAACGCGCTCTGGTTTTGGCAGTAATGAATTTATAAATTATGAATTCTTATGGTAA
- the rpmF gene encoding 50S ribosomal protein L32 produces the protein MAVPKKKTSKSKRDKRRATWRHKAVVEAQKALSLGKSILTGRSTFVYPAAEEEEEES, from the coding sequence ATGGCTGTTCCTAAGAAGAAAACTTCAAAATCAAAACGAGATAAACGTCGAGCTACCTGGAGGCACAAAGCCGTCGTTGAAGCTCAAAAAGCCCTGTCTCTGGGCAAATCAATTTTGACTGGACGTTCTACATTTGTATATCCAGCTGCTGAAGAAGAGGAAGAAGAATCATAA
- a CDS encoding aldehyde dehydrogenase — translation MITTELSNVGNIIQNQREFFKSGKTKDVTFRIEQLKNLKQAIIEHEESIVEALQADLHKPEVETYLTEIGVIKEIDYAIKHLKNWTKSKKAPVSFDFFSYSARIYPEPLGVVLIIGPWNYPFQLIISPLVGAIAAGNCAIIKPSEIASHTSDVIAKIIAKHFDPAYIAVVEGGVEASQKLLAEKFDHIFFTGGTAVGKIVMAAAAKYLTPVTLELGGKSPCIVDTDINLEHTVRRIIWGKFINAGQTCIAPDYLLVNKTIKKDLIDGLEKCVKEFYGDNPANSPDYARIISQKHFERLVNFLKDGEVIIGGETQPSERYIAPTVVNNVSLEDSVMQEEIFGPILPIIEYTDIAEAIALINSRPKPLALYLFSQNKNLQNQVLQETSSGGVCINDTVMQVGVSSLPFGGVGDSGIGNYHGKASFDTFSHNKSVLQNSFWLDLKWRYAPYQGKLPLIKKLLG, via the coding sequence ATGATTACCACTGAATTATCTAACGTTGGCAATATTATCCAGAATCAGCGTGAGTTTTTTAAGAGTGGCAAAACTAAAGATGTCACTTTTCGCATTGAGCAGCTGAAAAATCTCAAGCAAGCAATTATTGAGCATGAAGAGTCAATAGTCGAGGCATTACAAGCAGATTTACATAAGCCAGAAGTGGAGACTTACCTTACAGAAATCGGCGTCATCAAAGAAATCGATTATGCCATAAAACACCTCAAAAACTGGACTAAGTCCAAAAAAGCACCCGTTTCTTTTGATTTTTTTTCCTACTCGGCGAGAATTTATCCAGAACCGTTGGGGGTTGTCTTAATTATTGGCCCTTGGAACTATCCATTTCAGTTAATTATCTCACCGTTAGTAGGCGCGATCGCAGCTGGGAATTGTGCAATTATCAAACCTTCAGAAATTGCTTCTCATACCTCTGATGTCATTGCTAAGATTATTGCCAAACATTTTGACCCTGCTTATATTGCAGTGGTTGAAGGAGGCGTGGAAGCAAGTCAAAAACTACTGGCAGAAAAGTTTGACCATATCTTTTTTACTGGCGGCACAGCCGTCGGCAAAATCGTTATGGCAGCAGCAGCAAAATATCTTACACCAGTTACTTTAGAATTGGGTGGTAAAAGTCCTTGTATCGTAGATACTGACATTAATCTTGAACATACTGTCAGACGAATTATTTGGGGCAAATTTATTAATGCTGGACAAACATGTATCGCCCCTGACTATCTTTTAGTTAATAAAACAATTAAAAAAGATTTAATAGATGGGCTGGAAAAATGCGTAAAAGAATTTTATGGCGATAATCCAGCAAACAGTCCTGATTATGCCAGGATTATCAGTCAAAAACACTTTGAGAGATTAGTTAACTTTCTCAAAGATGGTGAAGTTATCATTGGTGGAGAAACTCAACCTTCAGAGCGTTATATCGCCCCCACAGTGGTTAATAATGTCTCCTTAGAAGATTCTGTAATGCAGGAAGAAATTTTTGGCCCTATTCTACCCATCATTGAATATACTGACATTGCAGAAGCGATCGCCTTGATTAACTCTAGACCCAAACCCTTGGCGTTATACTTATTTTCTCAAAACAAAAACCTACAAAATCAAGTTTTGCAGGAAACTTCCTCTGGCGGAGTTTGTATCAATGACACAGTGATGCAGGTTGGTGTCTCCTCTTTACCATTTGGTGGGGTGGGAGATAGCGGTATTGGTAACTATCACGGCAAAGCTAGTTTTGACACTTTTTCCCATAACAAAAGTGTATTGCAAAACTCTTTCTGGCTCGATTTAAAATGGCGATACGCGCCATATCAGGGCAAATTGCCTTTAATCAAGAAACTTTTAGGTTAA
- the dapA gene encoding 4-hydroxy-tetrahydrodipicolinate synthase — MGDFGNVLTAMITPFKADGSVDYDVAAELAAHLANNGTDTLVVCGTTGESPTLTWDEEYQLFVEVLHSVAGKAKVIAGCGSNSTKEAIAATEKASKIGVHGSLQVVPYYNKPPQAGLEAHFQAIAQACPDLPLLLYNVPGRTGQNLQPETVARLAEVSNIIGIKESTGSIDQASEIRRLTPKEFHIYSGDDYMTLPLLAIGAKGVVSVASHLVGNQLQQMIQAFRAGKIEVANDIHLQLFPLFKALFLTSNPIPVKKALKLQGWEVGSTRPPLCEADLEVSQKLEAVLKELSLI, encoded by the coding sequence GTGGGAGATTTTGGCAATGTTTTAACCGCTATGATTACGCCGTTTAAAGCAGACGGTAGTGTAGATTATGATGTAGCGGCAGAACTGGCGGCACATCTAGCTAACAACGGTACAGATACATTGGTGGTGTGCGGCACAACCGGAGAATCCCCTACCCTAACTTGGGATGAGGAATACCAACTGTTTGTGGAGGTATTGCACTCCGTGGCAGGAAAAGCCAAGGTGATCGCAGGTTGTGGCTCAAATTCTACTAAAGAAGCGATCGCAGCCACCGAAAAAGCGTCTAAAATAGGAGTACATGGTTCCTTACAAGTTGTTCCTTATTACAACAAACCGCCACAAGCGGGATTGGAAGCGCACTTTCAGGCTATAGCACAAGCCTGTCCCGACTTACCTTTGTTGTTATACAATGTCCCCGGTCGTACCGGACAAAACCTTCAGCCAGAAACAGTTGCCCGGTTAGCTGAGGTTAGCAATATTATCGGAATTAAAGAATCCACTGGTAGTATAGATCAGGCAAGCGAAATTCGTCGCTTGACACCAAAAGAATTCCACATCTACTCTGGTGATGATTACATGACTTTGCCCTTGTTAGCCATCGGGGCAAAGGGCGTGGTAAGTGTGGCTTCTCATCTGGTAGGAAACCAACTACAGCAGATGATCCAAGCTTTTAGGGCGGGAAAAATTGAGGTAGCAAACGACATTCATCTCCAACTGTTCCCGTTGTTTAAAGCTTTATTTCTCACTTCAAATCCCATTCCAGTGAAAAAAGCACTGAAACTTCAAGGTTGGGAGGTTGGTTCAACTCGTCCACCGCTATGTGAAGCTGATTTAGAAGTAAGTCAAAAGTTAGAAGCGGTTCTGAAAGAACTTAGTTTAATCTAG